CCCGGCCATCACCAGCGTGGAGAGCGGGTAATAGATCATCGGCTTGTCGAAGATCGGCATGAGCTGCTTCGACACGGCCATCGTGATCGGCCACAACCGCGATCCTGTGCCGCCAGCCAGAAGAATCCCTCGCACGGCGGGCAGCCTACTGGGTGGTGCCCGTCGCGTAGACTCCGGAACCCGTGAGGATCCTCGTGACCGGCGGCGCCGGGTTCATCGGTTCGGAATACGTCCGCATGCTGCTGACCCCGGGGTCGGGGCCCGACCTGGCACCGAGCGCGGTGACGGTGCTCGACAAGTTGACCTACTCGGGCAACCGGGCCAACCTCGCGCCGGTCGCCGCCGACCCCCGGCTGCGCTTCGTCGAGGGCGACATCTGCGACGTCGCGCTGGTCGACGAGGTGGTCCGCGACCACGACGTGATCGTGCACTTCGCGGCCGAGTCCCACGTGGACCGGTCGATCGACGGCGCCGGCGTCTTCGTGACGACCAACGTGCTCGGCACCCAGACGCTGCTCGACGCGGCCCTGCGGCACGGCACCGGCCGGTTCGTCCACGTCTCGACCGACGAGGTCTACGGGTCGATCGATGACGGATCTTGGACAGAGGATTGGCCGCTGGCGCCCAACTCGCCCTATTCGGCGTCGAAGGCCGGCTCCGACCTGCTGGCGCTGGCCTACCACCGCACCCACGGCATGGACGTCGTCGTCACCCGCTGCTCCAACAACTACGGGCACTACCAGTTCCCGGAGAAGGTCATCCCGCTGTTCGTGACCAACCTGCTCGACGGCGGCACGGTGCCCCTCTACGGCGACGGCGGCAACGTCCGCGACTGGCTGC
This genomic interval from Asanoa ferruginea contains the following:
- the rfbB gene encoding dTDP-glucose 4,6-dehydratase is translated as MRILVTGGAGFIGSEYVRMLLTPGSGPDLAPSAVTVLDKLTYSGNRANLAPVAADPRLRFVEGDICDVALVDEVVRDHDVIVHFAAESHVDRSIDGAGVFVTTNVLGTQTLLDAALRHGTGRFVHVSTDEVYGSIDDGSWTEDWPLAPNSPYSASKAGSDLLALAYHRTHGMDVVVTRCSNNYGHYQFPEKVIPLFVTNLLDGGTVPLYGDGGNVRDWLHVHDHCVGIALVQDKGRAGEVYHIGGGTELTNKELTERLLEACGASWDQVVPVADRKGHDRRYSLSIAKIQSELGYAPSVDLDRGLAATVAWYKENRSWWEPLKAAAAR